The Aliivibrio fischeri genome contains a region encoding:
- a CDS encoding cold-shock protein has translation MSKTTGIVKWFNEEKGFGFITQDNGGADVFVHFRAIASEGFKTLAEGQKVSFEVEQGQKGPQAANVVAL, from the coding sequence ATGTCTAAAACAACTGGTATCGTTAAATGGTTTAACGAAGAAAAAGGTTTCGGTTTTATCACTCAAGATAACGGCGGCGCTGACGTATTCGTACATTTCCGTGCTATCGCTTCAGAAGGTTTCAAAACTCTTGCTGAAGGCCAAAAAGTTTCTTTTGAAGTTGAGCAAGGCCAAAAAGGCCCTCAAGCTGCTAACGTTGTAGCGCTTTAA